Proteins encoded in a region of the Paenibacillus pedocola genome:
- a CDS encoding Cof-type HAD-IIB family hydrolase yields MTAKYRLLALDMDGTLLNDDQVITPKTVEWITKAVDAGVHVCLSTGRAFRSAMPYAEQLGLKTPMITVNGSEIWREPYELYRRSLMDPALIEQLYQIAEEYGIWFWAYSTEQVYNRKNWDGDIMGREWLKFGYSTEDDEIRHKLLMQLQDLGGLEITNSTPHNLEINPLGVNKAYGIGEVCKLLGIEMSEVVAVGDSLNDLAAIQQAGLGVAMGNAQKTVQQEADAVVATNNEDGIAEVIEKYILPS; encoded by the coding sequence ATGACTGCCAAATACCGCCTGCTTGCACTGGATATGGATGGAACCTTACTGAATGATGACCAAGTGATTACCCCGAAAACGGTGGAATGGATTACCAAAGCGGTCGATGCCGGCGTGCACGTCTGCCTCTCTACCGGGCGGGCGTTCAGAAGCGCCATGCCTTACGCGGAGCAGCTGGGCCTTAAGACGCCAATGATCACCGTTAACGGCAGCGAGATCTGGCGCGAGCCCTATGAGTTATACCGGCGCTCCCTGATGGATCCGGCGCTGATTGAACAGCTGTACCAGATTGCAGAAGAATACGGCATCTGGTTCTGGGCTTACTCCACCGAGCAGGTCTACAACCGCAAGAATTGGGATGGGGACATCATGGGCAGAGAATGGCTTAAATTCGGCTATTCTACAGAAGATGATGAGATCCGCCATAAACTGCTGATGCAGCTTCAGGATCTGGGAGGACTGGAAATCACCAATTCCACCCCGCATAATCTGGAGATTAATCCGCTTGGCGTGAACAAGGCTTACGGGATCGGCGAAGTCTGCAAGCTTCTCGGCATCGAGATGTCCGAGGTGGTTGCGGTTGGCGACAGCCTGAACGATCTGGCGGCTATCCAGCAGGCCGGGCTGGGCGTCGCCATGGGCAACGCCCAGAAGACCGTACAACAGGAGGCGGACGCTGTGGTCGCCACGAACAACGAGGACGGCATCGCAGAAGTCATTGAGAAATATATTCTACCATCATAA
- a CDS encoding peptidoglycan D,D-transpeptidase FtsI family protein, whose protein sequence is MSFFRKQASPPDETTSKSSLGLRINVFFFSTFIIFCVIIIRLAVLQFVEGPTLTEVETSRDTKNVPLAAIRGVIRAAGGEELAYSTSVQSLYITLTKEYTAKTTDKATGETTLTPEAKAKGEALAARLVEDFHKYGDPNAVQLTQEDIIDSLDLYFKKYSGFMARRIKAGLTSDEVAYFMEHKSEYPGLEIVEESSRHYDKDTVAVQTIGYIKPFKSSSSLDIYKNIQSAMKKIDADPGLSYKDDEFVGFDGLELQYQRELRGKNGYQVISVNPQNMAEKVEEVVPPVKGNDIWTTINKNIQLKTEQAITDQISWLHTHSVQGQTHPDALTGYAVAMEVDTGNIVAMASMPDYDTNVWTAEKMDTDVWNKIMGNYQNGTITPYSSGMSGHEFGSTVLLGSTIKPLSVLIGLNEGFFSTSTVYNDKGIAYFGKNDNASVRNASGHVYGSMDPARAIEKSSNVFMVDMVGKKLWEKYQSSGIGVWDKYMKEFGLGVSTQSGLPREYLGQINYTNTEAAGSAQAALIYASFGQQGRYTVLQLAQYASTLANEGVRIKPQLVSKITDSEGNTVKEFGRQVLDEVTTFDKSFWNEIKKGMNSDVTAFTDFPYDFARKTGTSQQTDRTNKNRDNGVFIAFAPRENPKLAVAVVIPEGGFGSNSAAPIARKIFDAYDWEYGLDGVPKKNVKSADSAADGTGAATKGTEADPTGAADTTN, encoded by the coding sequence GTGAGTTTTTTCCGTAAGCAGGCCTCTCCGCCAGACGAAACCACCAGCAAGAGTTCACTTGGCCTGCGGATTAACGTGTTTTTCTTCAGCACGTTTATTATTTTTTGTGTCATCATCATTCGTCTTGCAGTCTTGCAGTTTGTGGAAGGCCCTACCTTGACTGAGGTAGAGACCAGCCGTGATACCAAGAATGTGCCGCTTGCGGCTATCCGGGGCGTCATTCGTGCAGCAGGAGGCGAAGAACTCGCCTATTCGACCTCGGTGCAGTCTCTGTACATTACGCTAACTAAAGAATACACTGCCAAAACCACAGACAAAGCTACTGGTGAAACAACACTGACCCCGGAAGCAAAAGCCAAAGGGGAGGCGCTTGCCGCCAGGCTGGTCGAGGATTTTCATAAATACGGTGATCCGAATGCAGTACAGCTGACGCAAGAGGATATCATCGATTCACTGGATCTGTATTTCAAAAAGTATTCAGGATTTATGGCACGGCGGATTAAGGCGGGACTGACTTCAGATGAGGTAGCGTATTTTATGGAGCATAAAAGCGAATATCCGGGTCTGGAAATTGTCGAGGAGAGCAGCCGCCACTATGACAAGGATACGGTAGCAGTGCAGACGATCGGCTATATCAAGCCGTTTAAATCCTCAAGCAGTCTGGATATTTATAAGAATATTCAATCGGCCATGAAGAAGATTGATGCTGATCCCGGCCTGAGCTATAAAGATGATGAATTTGTCGGATTCGACGGGCTTGAACTGCAGTATCAGCGCGAGCTCCGCGGCAAGAACGGCTATCAGGTCATTTCGGTTAATCCTCAGAATATGGCTGAAAAGGTTGAAGAGGTTGTGCCACCTGTCAAAGGCAACGACATTTGGACCACGATCAATAAAAACATACAGCTGAAAACGGAACAGGCCATTACGGATCAAATCAGCTGGCTGCATACCCATTCTGTCCAAGGGCAGACCCATCCGGATGCACTGACCGGTTACGCGGTTGCGATGGAGGTAGACACCGGAAATATCGTCGCCATGGCGAGTATGCCGGACTACGATACCAATGTATGGACAGCTGAAAAGATGGACACCGATGTGTGGAATAAGATCATGGGCAACTATCAGAACGGAACCATTACTCCCTATTCTTCGGGGATGTCGGGCCATGAATTTGGTTCTACGGTGCTGCTCGGCTCCACGATCAAGCCGCTGAGTGTGCTGATTGGTTTGAATGAAGGTTTCTTTTCTACTTCAACGGTTTATAACGATAAGGGTATTGCTTATTTCGGTAAAAATGATAATGCTTCGGTGCGGAATGCTTCCGGTCACGTATACGGTTCAATGGATCCGGCGAGAGCGATTGAGAAATCCTCCAACGTCTTCATGGTCGATATGGTCGGTAAGAAGCTGTGGGAGAAATACCAGAGCAGCGGGATCGGAGTATGGGATAAATATATGAAGGAATTCGGTCTGGGCGTCTCGACGCAAAGCGGATTGCCAAGAGAGTATCTGGGACAGATCAACTATACCAATACTGAAGCAGCCGGCAGTGCGCAAGCCGCATTGATCTATGCTTCGTTTGGCCAGCAGGGCCGCTATACGGTGCTTCAGCTTGCCCAATATGCTTCGACACTGGCGAATGAAGGCGTGCGGATTAAGCCGCAGCTGGTCAGCAAAATTACAGACTCCGAAGGCAATACGGTTAAAGAGTTCGGGCGTCAGGTGCTGGATGAGGTAACCACCTTCGATAAGTCTTTCTGGAATGAGATCAAAAAAGGCATGAACAGTGACGTCACTGCGTTCACTGATTTTCCTTATGATTTTGCCCGCAAAACAGGGACCTCGCAGCAAACGGACAGAACCAACAAAAACCGCGATAACGGGGTATTTATCGCTTTTGCTCCGCGCGAAAATCCCAAGCTTGCTGTGGCTGTAGTTATTCCTGAGGGCGGCTTCGGTTCCAACAGTGCGGCGCCGATTGCCCGTAAAATTTTTGATGCTTATGACTGGGAATATGGTCTCGACGGGGTGCCGAAGAAGAATGTGAAATCTGCAGATTCCGCTGCTGATGGGACGGGTGCTGCGACAAAGGGAACGGAAGCAGACCCAACAGGAGCAGCGGATACAACGAATTAA
- a CDS encoding transglutaminase domain-containing protein, whose translation MLNSWIESLSEANVISIILLLIVLFSLLQGWSRGFSRAAGGLFGLLGTGLLAAAALVIAVPAALYVSPRAQVWAAGVVLPDSQLSGWQQLYYTAVSVMEGSPLVRFFLLLLLCYSLIRPLLGLLFLLLPFRLPRRTVRPHDRKITQASRLSGAVIGLAIGLVRGLVLVFALYIGVGLNPDSSFSRYVEASPIYSQSAAAVFDPLAGEKVRSRLPVLTKAVAAEMNDILRRKYEVIDHDISANIAEAAADIAGPGKDEEQKAKLLYDWIGSRISYDYAKAENYEQNRIWHEQTPQDTFDTRLGVCIDYARLYAVMARSQGLQVRVVTGRGYDGQGGYGPHAWNEVYIPLRQAWIPLDSTWASSGNWFNVKDFDKTHMKEDVL comes from the coding sequence ATGCTGAACAGCTGGATCGAAAGCCTTAGTGAGGCCAATGTCATCTCAATTATATTACTGCTGATTGTACTTTTCTCTCTCTTGCAGGGCTGGAGCCGAGGGTTCAGCCGGGCAGCAGGCGGTTTGTTTGGTCTTCTGGGAACGGGACTGCTTGCTGCGGCAGCTCTGGTGATCGCTGTTCCCGCAGCGCTCTATGTATCTCCCCGTGCCCAGGTCTGGGCTGCGGGAGTTGTGCTTCCGGATAGCCAGCTAAGCGGCTGGCAGCAGTTATACTACACCGCAGTATCGGTGATGGAAGGCTCTCCGCTGGTGCGTTTTTTTCTGCTGCTCCTTTTATGCTACAGTCTCATCCGCCCGCTGCTGGGTCTGCTCTTCCTGCTGCTGCCGTTTAGGCTGCCTAGACGGACAGTGAGGCCGCACGACAGGAAGATTACCCAGGCCAGCCGGCTAAGCGGAGCGGTCATTGGGCTTGCGATTGGGCTGGTCCGCGGGCTGGTGCTGGTTTTTGCCCTCTATATTGGAGTGGGACTGAATCCGGACAGCAGCTTCAGCCGCTATGTGGAAGCCTCTCCAATCTACAGCCAGAGCGCCGCTGCCGTGTTCGACCCGCTCGCCGGTGAGAAGGTGCGCAGCAGGCTGCCGGTTCTGACCAAAGCGGTGGCCGCTGAGATGAATGATATTCTCCGGCGGAAATATGAGGTCATCGATCATGATATTTCCGCGAATATCGCGGAGGCTGCTGCGGATATCGCCGGTCCGGGCAAGGATGAGGAGCAAAAAGCCAAGCTGCTGTATGATTGGATAGGCTCGCGGATTTCTTATGACTATGCCAAGGCGGAGAACTATGAGCAGAACCGGATCTGGCATGAGCAGACGCCGCAGGATACGTTCGATACCCGGCTTGGTGTCTGTATAGACTATGCCCGGCTGTATGCGGTTATGGCCCGTTCGCAGGGACTTCAGGTGCGGGTGGTGACCGGACGGGGTTATGATGGACAAGGCGGATATGGCCCTCATGCCTGGAATGAAGTGTATATCCCCCTTAGGCAGGCCTGGATTCCGCTGGATTCCACCTGGGCATCCAGCGGAAACTGGTTTAACGTCAAGGATTTTGATAAAACCCACATGAAAGAGGATGTACTGTGA
- a CDS encoding MFS transporter, translating into MKTALWLYLFLFLAFFDLHAQYPILTPFAISLGAGPAFIGWMMGMYSLTHLPGNLLAGVLVDRNGSRRYIVFSLTAAGAILLLQAHAQLPWHLLMLRAASGFALAFLSPACMTLLASLSSDAETQGKYMSGHGIIHTLASVVSPAAGAYIVHKAGYSGTFSTLGWLLIATGLMALFSVPKHSPALSPVSLPQALQDKPARPAAVQAKATKRYYLLPFFVSCSQGVLFFELPLSQGKDGMVSTGILLSLLSLGALATLSLLFLNRLSPAARIAAALLGMALCFFTLAAFTSIPPGVVLFLLGAAKGVLFPAMASLFISLGSGGHLGRTFSLQSIAMSLGAFAGPVAAGQLRDYVSPYFIAFVLLMTAILLLPPRGDNKPAPYRTGLNSHAA; encoded by the coding sequence GTGAAAACCGCACTGTGGCTTTATTTGTTTTTGTTTCTGGCCTTCTTCGATCTGCACGCCCAGTACCCCATTCTGACTCCGTTTGCGATCTCACTCGGCGCGGGCCCGGCCTTCATCGGCTGGATGATGGGCATGTATTCGCTGACTCACCTTCCCGGCAATCTGCTGGCCGGCGTGCTGGTTGACCGCAATGGCAGCCGCCGCTATATCGTCTTTAGCCTGACGGCGGCCGGAGCGATTCTGCTGCTGCAGGCCCATGCACAGCTCCCTTGGCATTTGCTGATGCTGCGGGCGGCAAGCGGCTTTGCGCTGGCGTTCCTCTCGCCTGCCTGTATGACGCTGCTGGCCTCCCTATCGTCTGATGCGGAGACTCAGGGCAAATACATGTCCGGACATGGCATCATCCACACCCTGGCCTCGGTAGTGTCTCCGGCAGCTGGAGCCTACATCGTGCACAAGGCAGGCTACTCCGGTACATTCAGCACACTTGGCTGGCTATTGATCGCCACCGGGCTCATGGCCTTGTTCAGCGTACCGAAGCATTCCCCTGCGTTATCCCCAGTTTCACTACCCCAAGCTTTACAGGATAAACCGGCCCGACCGGCCGCTGTTCAGGCCAAAGCGACAAAGCGCTATTACCTGCTGCCCTTCTTCGTCTCCTGCTCCCAGGGGGTGCTGTTCTTCGAGCTGCCGCTTTCCCAGGGAAAGGACGGAATGGTCTCCACAGGCATCCTGCTCTCCCTGCTGAGTCTCGGGGCGCTAGCCACGCTCAGCCTGCTTTTTCTGAACCGCCTCTCACCAGCTGCCCGGATCGCTGCTGCGCTGCTCGGTATGGCTCTATGCTTCTTTACCCTGGCTGCATTTACCAGCATTCCTCCGGGTGTCGTGCTCTTCCTGCTCGGAGCAGCAAAAGGCGTGCTGTTTCCGGCCATGGCTTCACTGTTCATCAGTCTGGGCAGCGGCGGCCATTTGGGCCGCACATTCTCGCTGCAATCGATTGCAATGTCCCTTGGCGCTTTTGCCGGACCGGTTGCAGCCGGACAGCTGCGCGATTACGTATCCCCATATTTCATCGCCTTTGTGCTGCTGATGACTGCCATCCTCCTGCTTCCGCCTAGAGGGGATAACAAGCCTGCACCTTACCGCACTGGCCTGAACAGTCATGCTGCTTAA
- a CDS encoding SCO family protein, whose protein sequence is MHTLKRYKWTWLLLLIALGLAVYLAVNSLSFAKSKLPVIGEVQDFSLENVDGKQVTLADTQGKARLVYFFFTECPDVCPITTYMLSETQDLLEKDGSFGKDVEFISISFDPKNDTREAIKTFADRFHVNYDGWYFLRGDQEEVRKLAADSFKVLIYGDNKDNFAHANLIGLVDRDNQLRGLYDAGDSENVTPEFLADALNKLARN, encoded by the coding sequence GTGCATACCTTGAAACGCTACAAATGGACCTGGCTGCTGCTGCTAATTGCGCTGGGTCTGGCGGTTTATTTAGCAGTCAATTCGCTGAGCTTCGCCAAAAGTAAACTGCCGGTGATCGGGGAGGTACAGGATTTCTCTCTGGAGAATGTGGATGGAAAGCAGGTCACGCTGGCCGATACGCAGGGGAAGGCACGGCTGGTCTATTTCTTTTTTACGGAATGTCCGGATGTCTGTCCCATAACTACGTACATGCTGTCCGAAACCCAGGATTTGCTGGAAAAGGACGGCAGCTTCGGTAAAGACGTGGAATTTATCTCCATATCCTTTGACCCGAAGAATGATACGCGTGAGGCTATCAAAACATTCGCTGACCGCTTCCATGTTAATTATGACGGCTGGTATTTTCTGCGCGGAGATCAGGAGGAAGTCCGTAAGCTTGCGGCGGATTCCTTCAAAGTTCTCATCTACGGGGATAACAAGGATAATTTCGCCCACGCCAATCTCATTGGACTGGTGGACCGTGATAATCAGCTCCGCGGGCTCTACGATGCCGGAGATTCGGAGAACGTAACGCCTGAGTTTCTTGCAGATGCATTGAACAAGCTGGCCCGCAATTAA
- the cyoE gene encoding heme o synthase: MDNQLRYSDSAAASAKSPREGASWRDFITVTKPGIIRSNLIAAFAGYWVASGWDVEYGRLILTLLGTMLVMASACVFNNYFDRDLDMKMERTRERGLPTGRLKPNTVLLYAIGLGIAGLAVLFAFCGVLAGLFGIVGMFVYVVVYTLWLKRTSTWSTSVGAISGAMPPVIGYVAVTGKVDLGAWLLFAMLFLWQPPHFWALGIRRKEEYRAAGFPLLPVVKGVRRTKFQMIPYVALLLPIPVLMYMYDYAGIFYLIISAGLSLVWLYLTLTGFKAKDDDAWAKKNFFFSINYLTVSLIVLVLNTIHG; the protein is encoded by the coding sequence GTGGACAATCAATTGAGATATTCCGATTCCGCAGCTGCTTCCGCCAAGTCGCCCCGGGAAGGCGCCAGCTGGCGTGATTTCATTACGGTAACGAAGCCGGGCATCATCCGCTCTAACCTGATCGCTGCTTTTGCAGGATACTGGGTGGCCTCGGGCTGGGATGTAGAATACGGCAGATTAATACTGACATTGCTTGGAACAATGCTGGTCATGGCTTCAGCCTGTGTGTTCAATAATTATTTTGACCGCGACCTGGATATGAAGATGGAGCGGACCCGCGAACGCGGACTGCCGACCGGCAGACTTAAGCCGAACACAGTACTGCTCTATGCCATCGGGCTTGGTATTGCAGGTCTGGCTGTGCTGTTTGCTTTCTGCGGTGTGCTCGCCGGGCTGTTCGGCATTGTCGGCATGTTTGTTTATGTAGTAGTTTACACGCTTTGGCTTAAAAGAACATCTACATGGAGTACCTCAGTAGGAGCAATATCCGGAGCAATGCCTCCCGTGATCGGGTATGTAGCCGTTACAGGCAAAGTGGATCTCGGGGCCTGGCTGCTCTTCGCCATGCTGTTCCTATGGCAGCCGCCCCATTTCTGGGCGCTTGGCATCCGCCGCAAGGAAGAATACAGAGCGGCAGGTTTTCCGCTGCTGCCCGTAGTTAAGGGAGTCCGGCGGACCAAGTTTCAGATGATTCCTTATGTCGCGCTGCTGCTGCCTATTCCGGTGCTGATGTACATGTACGATTACGCCGGAATTTTTTACCTCATTATATCTGCGGGCTTATCCCTGGTGTGGCTGTATTTAACTCTGACCGGTTTCAAGGCGAAGGATGATGATGCCTGGGCCAAGAAGAATTTCTTTTTCTCCATTAATTACCTGACAGTCAGTCTGATCGTGCTTGTGCTGAATACGATTCACGGTTAA
- a CDS encoding metal-dependent hydrolase gives MDTATHFVMGLGLAGLSFVDPAVASQPTLAGAVMIATVLASQAPDADTALRLKNNALYIRNHRGITHSLPFLLLWPALITLVIGPIFGFTDLHNLSHIALWSFIGVAVHVFSDLFNTYGTQAARPFTEKWIAWNIIHIFDPFIFGSHAAAIILWISGIIPPAPLFIILYICVAVYYIWRTLVHARITRNIKNKDVHHDPGDRYFVIPTISPSRWNVVKAKPDGSYNVGLLNGGRLEWFKHAVCSTHPAVEHSKSHPDIQAFLYFTSYAVAEVEELTSGYIVRWGDVRYLHRKQFPFVAVLVMDGQYHPLNTYVGWLSSEKLDERFAIDPGSMKL, from the coding sequence ATGGATACTGCAACACATTTTGTAATGGGCCTCGGACTCGCCGGACTTTCTTTTGTTGATCCTGCCGTGGCCTCACAGCCGACGCTGGCTGGTGCTGTTATGATCGCCACAGTACTGGCTTCTCAAGCCCCGGATGCCGACACTGCGCTGCGTCTGAAGAACAACGCCCTGTACATCCGCAATCACCGGGGAATCACCCATTCTCTGCCCTTCCTGCTGCTCTGGCCGGCTCTGATTACGCTTGTTATCGGGCCGATATTCGGATTTACAGATCTTCATAACCTGAGTCATATTGCTCTCTGGAGCTTCATCGGAGTTGCCGTCCATGTGTTCTCAGATCTGTTCAATACCTATGGAACTCAAGCTGCACGCCCGTTTACGGAGAAATGGATCGCCTGGAACATTATCCATATCTTTGATCCATTTATCTTCGGCAGCCATGCGGCTGCGATTATTCTCTGGATCAGCGGGATTATCCCTCCGGCCCCCTTGTTTATCATTCTGTATATCTGCGTGGCCGTGTACTACATCTGGCGGACGCTTGTGCACGCTCGGATTACACGCAACATCAAAAATAAGGATGTGCACCACGATCCGGGTGACCGCTACTTCGTCATCCCTACGATCTCGCCTTCCCGCTGGAATGTAGTTAAAGCCAAACCGGATGGCAGCTACAATGTCGGTTTACTGAATGGCGGGCGTCTCGAATGGTTTAAGCATGCGGTGTGCTCCACTCACCCCGCTGTAGAGCATTCCAAGTCACATCCGGATATTCAGGCCTTTCTTTATTTTACCTCCTACGCCGTAGCCGAGGTCGAAGAACTGACCTCTGGTTATATTGTACGCTGGGGGGATGTGCGTTATTTACACCGCAAGCAATTCCCTTTCGTGGCGGTGCTCGTGATGGACGGCCAGTATCATCCGCTCAATACCTATGTGGGCTGGCTCAGCAGCGAGAAGCTGGACGAGCGCTTTGCGATTGATCCCGGCTCGATGAAGCTGTAG
- the trpS gene encoding tryptophan--tRNA ligase: MAKKVLSGIQPSGSLTLGNYIGAIKNFVKLQNEHECFFMVVDLHAITVAQDPAALRENSESVAALYLAAGIDPKISNVYMQSHVPQHAELGWILTTLTAMGELERMTQFKDKSSGKDSVGAGLFVYPSLMAADILIYNADLVPVGEDQKQHLELTRDLAGRFNHRFGDFFTVPEPYIPEVGARIMSLDDASKKMSKSNPNAGSYIALLDTPDIIRKKISRATTDSGREVVFDPANKPEISNLMSIYAECSGMSLQQIADKYEGQMYGGFKKDLGEVLVATLEPLQQRYHEIRSSGTLSDILAEGAERARNVASQTLAGVKERMGFLPYR; the protein is encoded by the coding sequence ATGGCTAAAAAAGTATTGTCAGGCATTCAGCCCAGCGGTTCACTAACACTCGGTAATTATATTGGTGCTATCAAGAATTTCGTAAAACTGCAAAATGAGCATGAATGTTTCTTCATGGTGGTGGATCTGCATGCTATTACGGTCGCCCAGGATCCTGCGGCGCTCCGCGAGAATTCGGAGTCGGTAGCGGCGCTTTATCTGGCTGCCGGCATTGATCCGAAAATCTCGAATGTCTACATGCAGTCGCATGTGCCTCAGCATGCAGAACTGGGCTGGATCTTAACTACGCTGACCGCCATGGGTGAGCTGGAGCGCATGACACAGTTCAAGGACAAATCCTCCGGCAAAGACTCTGTCGGCGCGGGACTGTTCGTGTATCCGTCACTGATGGCCGCGGATATCCTGATCTATAATGCAGACCTGGTACCCGTTGGGGAAGACCAGAAGCAGCATCTGGAATTAACCCGTGATTTGGCGGGCCGCTTCAATCACCGGTTTGGAGATTTCTTTACTGTTCCTGAGCCTTATATTCCAGAAGTGGGTGCACGGATCATGTCGCTGGATGACGCCAGTAAAAAAATGAGCAAAAGCAATCCTAACGCTGGCAGCTATATCGCATTGCTGGATACACCGGATATCATCCGTAAAAAAATCAGCCGTGCGACAACCGACTCGGGCCGTGAGGTTGTGTTCGATCCGGCGAACAAGCCGGAAATCAGCAATCTGATGAGCATTTATGCCGAGTGCTCCGGCATGAGTCTGCAGCAGATTGCCGACAAGTATGAAGGACAGATGTACGGAGGCTTCAAGAAGGATCTTGGTGAGGTCCTGGTAGCTACGCTTGAGCCACTGCAGCAGCGGTATCACGAGATCCGCAGCTCCGGCACCCTCAGTGACATCCTTGCTGAGGGGGCGGAACGCGCCCGCAATGTGGCTTCCCAGACCCTGGCCGGAGTGAAGGAGCGGATGGGCTTCCTGCCTTACCGTTAA
- a CDS encoding aldose 1-epimerase: MKQVTKGQWGGYDTYILHSRELEVTLLPRLGNNVISLWDHKEQRQILRRPDESDLAYYMQKPYHFGIPLLVPPGRIRKGQFEFEGIRYQFDQNTAGDNHIHGLHRTQSWCVSDIEEDEEGCAVTTEFNTADDTHWMEQFPEPLRLEMTFRLQDARLQQTLKVTHLGSNSIPFGIGYHTWFMIDGEPERWNLRLPVESIYELNPELLPSGKLLPLGALDSLHQGMNLKGTDLDTVLRIGDRQPAEALLMREDGYGIRYTADKAHFRHWVVYTKGPAEQYLCAEPYTWLPDAPNLQQDDSFTGLITLKPGETLTLPCTFEMIYPKL; the protein is encoded by the coding sequence ATGAAACAGGTGACCAAAGGGCAGTGGGGCGGTTATGATACTTATATTCTGCATAGCCGCGAGCTGGAAGTCACGCTTTTGCCGCGGCTTGGAAACAACGTTATTTCCTTATGGGACCACAAGGAACAGCGGCAAATCCTGCGCAGGCCTGATGAAAGTGACTTAGCTTATTATATGCAGAAGCCATACCATTTCGGCATCCCGCTTTTAGTTCCCCCCGGGCGCATACGCAAAGGACAATTTGAGTTCGAGGGCATCCGGTACCAGTTCGATCAGAATACAGCTGGCGATAACCATATTCACGGCCTGCACCGGACGCAGTCCTGGTGTGTAAGCGATATCGAAGAGGATGAAGAAGGCTGCGCGGTAACGACCGAATTCAATACTGCGGACGATACCCACTGGATGGAGCAATTCCCTGAGCCGCTGCGGCTTGAAATGACGTTCCGGCTTCAGGATGCCCGGCTTCAGCAGACGCTGAAGGTTACTCATTTGGGGTCTAACAGCATTCCTTTTGGAATTGGATATCATACCTGGTTTATGATCGATGGTGAACCGGAGCGCTGGAACCTGCGACTGCCGGTTGAAAGCATCTACGAATTGAATCCTGAGCTGCTGCCCAGCGGCAAACTGCTTCCTCTAGGGGCACTAGATTCTTTACACCAGGGAATGAACCTGAAGGGTACGGATCTGGACACTGTACTTAGGATTGGAGATAGGCAGCCGGCAGAAGCTCTGCTGATGCGCGAGGACGGGTACGGGATTCGCTATACTGCGGACAAAGCCCATTTCCGCCACTGGGTGGTTTACACCAAAGGCCCGGCAGAACAGTATTTGTGTGCCGAACCGTATACCTGGCTGCCGGACGCGCCAAACCTTCAGCAGGATGATTCCTTTACAGGTTTAATTACACTAAAGCCCGGTGAGACACTGACTTTGCCGTGCACCTTTGAAATGATCTATCCTAAGCTCTAA
- a CDS encoding alpha/beta-type small acid-soluble spore protein, which translates to MGQAGQQGRGSRSNNLVVPQANAALQQLKYEAAQELGVTIPQDGYYGNYTSRETGSLGGYITKRLVQLAEQQLSGRS; encoded by the coding sequence ATGGGTCAAGCAGGTCAACAAGGTCGTGGAAGCCGTTCCAATAACCTGGTCGTTCCACAAGCGAATGCAGCGCTGCAGCAGTTGAAATATGAAGCAGCACAGGAGCTTGGTGTTACGATTCCTCAAGACGGTTACTACGGTAACTACACTTCCCGCGAAACAGGTTCTTTGGGAGGATATATCACCAAACGTCTGGTACAACTGGCAGAACAACAACTGTCTGGTCGTTCGTAG